One Gadus chalcogrammus isolate NIFS_2021 chromosome 7, NIFS_Gcha_1.0, whole genome shotgun sequence genomic window, GTTAGTTTATTAATGAGTTCTGCTTTCTACTCATATGATCAGGGAATATAGTCCCCTATATATTTCCGAGCCTGATTATTTCTAATCGCCGTGCGTCTAAAAGCAACATTGTGGTATCAATGAACAGAGAGAGCAATGCGCTCCTAGGGTTAATAGGGTTCTGTGTCTAtactacatttatttatatatatatatatatatatatatatatatatatatatatatatatatatatatcctattttcataaatacacatgcaatagttatttatgttgaaaagaatgtgaccccccccctcttctcacactttcctccccctcccccctcctccttcccctccccccctcctcctccccctcctcccctcccctcctcctcccctttcatACTTCTACAATCCACTGTGAATGGAACGTTCGCTGCTCCCATGACAATAACAGGAGGTGACATTAAATTCCtccaatcagtgtgtgtgtgtttggcagcgGTGGTGGGgaatggaggaggagatgtgaAGGAGCAGGGGGGCAACACAGCCATGATGCTGAGGAACCGCGTCACACATCCTCCATTCCCAAACCGTGCGTTGCTATCTCCCTGTTCCTGTCTTCTAGAATTTCCGCCCCGGATACCTCAGactagtatgtgtgtgtgtgttgggaagggggggggggggggggggggcagaaggaggaggtgtttaTTTTGGAGGTAGGGGCCGATGGGGGCGCTTCCCTTTATCCTCTGCTAACATTCCCTTTCATGCCGAATGGCTACCTTTTATGTTTTGGGTTTCTTCTTTTCTCTCGTCTTTAAAGATTCGCTTCCGGGGTTTTGGGTCTAGTCGCAATACCCTGTTCACCACCGGACAGCACATCATACATAACATTTTCTTAACTGGGAAGAACACTCCTTAAAGCGCTCATTAATGCAGTTCGACATACTTTTACTATTTACAATTTTGTCATTTTTCAGATCTATTTTTCCTAAGCAACTTTTAGTTAAGCAACATGTCACTACACATTcggcagcaggtaggggttagggcatcGTGCTCAAGGATGTGGATATTGGGGTTCGAACCATCAACCTTTTGGCTGGAACCCTCCATGATTATAGACTATCCCTGTTCCTGTCAGTGGGATACTTAGCTTATATAAGAAATAAGAATAGCTGTTGGGGATTCCACATTTTGTGGCCTCTACGACAGCTACAGACTATGAAGACTTAACAACCACACTCAATATACTCTTTCTGCACATAAAATGTGCTGAGCAAATCAAAATTGTCCTCAGttcaaaacataaggggttgcGGAGGCATCATGTCTACCAGTGGGTTCAAGTCTGGCGGTCGACTGTATCGACCTGCTCTGGTCGAATCTAACCCCTTGCTTTAGGATGTAACACACAAGACAAGGTATTAAAGAGAATAAACCTACAGTCCAGCAGTGTGTCAAACCTGGTGCCCATGAGGTTGACTCCCAGATCGGTGGGCCTTGGCACGGCTTGTTATTAAGTATTTTTACTCTTTCCTGTCCCCCTACAATGAGCTATGATGCATTTCCTGCCCGCTGGATGGAAACAGCGGCATGCGCTAACATTCCCGCCCGGAAAAACACCAAGGGGTCATGGctggaaaaataaaataaaataaaggaggtCAAGAGGGTTCACCGCagggggctagggggggggTTGCCAGAAACCAGCTCCATTCTCCACCTCTGTTTGTCACCACGCCGTCACCACAACGTTCACTGTGGCCAGCGTCGTGAGCCACCATCTCTTGGGTCTATACATGAAGTGACGAAAGTTgctgatgggtgtgtgtgtgtgtgtgtgtgtgtgtgtttgtgtgtgtgcttgtgtgtatgtttgtgttactatgtttgtgtgtgtgtgtgtgtgtgtgtgtgtatgtttgtgtgtgtatatatgtgtgtgtctgtgtgtctatatgtgtgtttgggtgtgtgtgtgtgtgggtgtgcgagtgtgtgtatgtttgtatatgtgtttgtgtatgtctgtgtgtgtatatatgtgcgtGTCTATATATATGGGTGTggctgtgcgtttgtgtgtgcgtgtgtgtttgtgtatatatgtgcgtgtctgcgtatctatatatgtgtgtgtgtgtgtgtgtgtgtgtgtgtgtgtgtgtgtgaatatatgtgtgtgtgtgtgtgtgtgaatatatgtgtgtgtgtgttttctaaaCTGTGATAACATTACTCCACCCTGAggctggaggtgaggaggtgccGCAGGCGCcacactccctctcctccagtccGCCCGCACCCCTGTGCCCCGTGAACACCCCTGGGTCTACATTATGGCCTGCTACCAAAAATatgtgttgcagcagcagcagcagctctcaGTGTTTATAAAGCCGGGCCCTGCCCAGCGGGAagccccgggcccctgggggatAACTGCAGGGCCGCAGGGTTCGTTCAGACGCAGAACGCCTAACGCCTAACTGGAAAatagtgtgttgttgttgtctttcaCTGGGCTGTGACCCCACACAGGAAGCACCGTCCCCTGGGATGTTTGTGTTTAAAACTGGGACCCAACCTGGCTATGGAGACATCTTACCACAAACTGAAAGAGATATATACTGTACACGTTAAGTGGAGGGTTGTGTTAGGGAAGATTGATTTAGCAGGGACAGAACACATCAATCAGCtcaattatacatatatatatacagtgtatatataaatatatatacactgtatatatatctatatatatatatactgtatatatatatagttttaactagaaaaataaatgaaaaaagtgTCAGTGTGCAGCTTAGAAATACAGTAGGGTGCAGCAAAGGCGTAGGTCTTTATTTAATACCATATTGGTTCATTATGTTTGGCCTGTTGCTTGATTAGAGAGGAGGTGTGGATGCCAGGGAGGGCCGGGTTCATCAGCTGACTGGTGTCGTGGCTGTAGAGGGGCCCCTGCAGAGAGGCCCCGGGGCCTACTGgctggccctctctctctttctctgaggTCAGTCCACTGTCGTCAGAGTATTGTCTGATTGTGAGTGGAATGTGGGCCATGTTATGTGAACCCTGGTGCTCTGGTCTGCACAGGTCACACAGTCTATCCCTCTAtcgtgtccacacacacacatgcacacatgcacacatgcacacacagccctAGTTAGAGTTGTGTCAATTATTAGCAGCAAGGGAGCACtaagagagagggcgggggagaTGTTACGTgatatggggagagagagagagagagagagagagagagagagagagagagagagagagagagagagggggagagagggggagagagagagggggagagagagagagagagggggagagagggggagagagagagagagagagagagagagagagagagagagagagagagagagagagagagagagagagagaggttggtaaGGCAAAGCAAAATGAACAGAATCCATGTTAATCCGAGTTAATCTTTCTTTTAACTGAATGAGTTGTGCAAAGAATTCTACTACATTTTCCCAGATTAGGCTCAGAATGACTACAGAGTCAGACCGAGGGTTAGGGTTCCCCTTGGAGCGGGCAGACTTTCTAGGTTGGGGACGTAGAGTGCAGGTGAAGGAACGATACTCACATtcgatttttttaatttcaatttACTGCACCGTGACATTTGTGAACAATATCATCAGTAAGCAGAGGTCTTTCCTCACAGTCACCAAACACACCTCATTTGTCTCTGCCAGCGTGCTTCCTGGGCCAGGGGTTCGAAGGATGTAGCCGTGCACAGGAAGAGACAACCAGGAAGTGGTTGTCGCTCCCTTTGCTCTGTGTTCTCTGCAGCGTGTTCCTGAAACTAGTGATGACTTCGAAAAACCAAATGTCACCCTTTACCTAAATGTAACCGTGGTTCCCCTGTCGGGTTATGTTACGTGGCACTCCCCCTGTCTATAAATGATGATGGCTGACCTAGCATGTCATTCCCATTCTGAAGGTTAACAGTACATTTTTCAAAGGGAATTTTCCATTATATTTATTCTTTTGGTTttgacgcttttatctaaagcgacttacccttctgaaagcttcatccgCCCGCACAAATTAGCTTTTCTTCAGAAGAATATCTGGGtaacgaaacaggaaacaaggcgcGACTCCGCTCTTTCAAGTTTATGGTGTACCGCCCAGAGCTCTTTGCGGTCTCCCCCCAGAAgctctgctgtaacacagtaggaatGCTGGCTCCCAGACTAACCTGATACTAATGTTGTAACCGTTGACAAAAATACTTTTAGCCCTTGCAATCCTATGACTGAATAAATAACATCTGACATTTTATCTCCTCCCAACTTTGAAACATCAATTTTCATTCTCGGTTCATTCAAGATTACAGACCCCCACATCGAGTCCCCCCGGAGAGGCTCCTGCCTAAGTAGCCTCCGCTTCCAACTTTGACCACAGCCCGCCCCAGTCTGGGGCCACGCCCCTCCCTGCTGCGCATCCACATGCAGTCAGCCGGTGATCACCGCGGCAACACCTGGCCCTGATACTGGACCTTGTTTGTTTACTCTTCCTGCGACCGTTAGAGCCTGCCTCAGGACCGTTACAGCCTGCCCCACGCTCCACTGAGCCAGCAACCACAGCTGTGTCAAGTAGTTTGTTTTGGTGCCTGGAGGAGCCAGGGAGCTGATGTCGGCAGTAGAACACCTTTTTATGACAGTTTtacttttgcttttattttagCTTGAGCCTCCCCACTGGATCTGCATAGTGATTCCGACTCCTCTGCAGACAAACtgtttaatttattctttatgcTCATAGGTAGTGTCACAAATCAGTCTTTGGATTCATTCAAAGTCTGATAGCCCATGAGCTCAAATCCGAGTGAACGAGGAGCTTCACTTTGATCTGCTTCAGATTTGTTTAGACCAATTACGTCTTTGGAGGCAGGGATCTGTAGGTGCGTAACAGGCTAGTGTGTTCTCCCCCGAAAATAGGAGACTGCTGGATCCAAGAGGAGCTCAAAGGTGATCCCTGGATGCTGCAGGACAGAGTAGTGATAAGGAATATTGCACCCCTCGGCCGCAAGGTTTTGGGTTTGAAACCCAAATGGCTGCACGAGGCGTCTGCAGAACGACTGCACAGTGTGAGGGATTGGGTGTTATGGAAGGCAAAGACATGGAAGCAGTTCTTAGCCTACCTTCACACTTGATTATCTGTGTGAAGCAGGTGGACTCGCAGCAGCAACAGGCCGCTTTAGAGACGGTCGACATGCTTTCGGCTGCGTTGCATTTAAAGCATGCTGGCCACACACAGTGCGAGTGCATGCCAGAAATAGACCGGTGTtggcggtgggggggcgggtggggggtgTGAAACCTTTGACACGTTGCCATCCTCGCACGTGAAGGGTGTTTGGTGCCGTTGCGGTGATAAAAGGCCCACATTTCGAAACGATAAATAAGTTATGCAACATTAAGGTTGTATTTGACTACCCTCCCGGGATTACACGTCGCCTCAGACAGAgccggagagacagacagaaagggaagccctctctccaacccccctATTGTACTGGTTAATTAGGCAAATGACTGAGGAGATTTACAATCCTTCTAGCCGGCGATGCCCGCTGTCCCAGACGATTCATAGGACTGTTGTTCCATCGACTGGACCTTTTTAGGGATTGTGTGACTGTGCGTCTGTCAGTGGgcatgtgcgtttgtgaatgtgtgtgtgtgtgtgtgtgtgtgcgtttgtgtgtgtgtgtgtgtgtgtgtgtgtgtgtgtgtgtgtgtgtgtgtgtgcgtgtgcgtgtgcgtgtgtgtgcatgtgtctcagtgtgtgtttgcgggggTGTGTGCTAGTGAGGCTGCGTGCATGCAAGCGTACATGCATATGTGTctgcctctatgtgtgtgtgtgtgtgtgtgtgtgtgagcgtgcatgtgtgtgtctgcctttatttgtgtgtgtgtgtgtttgtgtgagtgcgtgtgtgtgcgtcggccCCTGCTTGTGAGGGTCCCCCCTGAGCCAGTGAAGCAGGGAGGCCTTTTGTGTGTCTGGGCCGAGGTGAGGCGCGTCTGGGCCGAGGATTGCCCCAGACGCCCCCTCTCACGAGCCACTCATGCGTGGACCGCCCTCTTTATAGGGTCCTTACCACGTATACTTTATATACCCTTCACATAGCGTTTAGAATAGTTCATATATAGTTGTTTTCTAACTGTATATTAGTTATATAGTAGCTCTACGGTTGATATATAGTTTACATCGTTTATTAAAGTTAATATATAGTTTATGTAGTTTGTCTATAGTATGTTTATACTTTATAAATAGTTTATATGAAGTTTAGAATAATGAATATTTTTTTAGGTTGTTTATATATAGTATGTATATTGTTTATGTTTAGTTTATAATAGTTCATAATAGTTAATGCGGTTTATATATAGTATGTACAGGTACATAGTTGATATATATAGTTGATGTATAGTTTAAAATAGTTTATATACTAAATATGGTTTGTATATAGTTtgtatatagtttatatatactttttatattgtttatatataGTTTACTTTCACTGGTGGGCGAAAAATTAGGGTGTGGTGCACTTGTATGTGGTTGGTTTCAGGTTGTGTGTTTCTAACGGTTTTGTGTAAGTATCAGCCCGCCCTACTAAAGCCTCATTACTTAATTCTGCATGTGGGTTTGAGCGAGCGAAGGAGCTGGTTGATAGACTGTTGTCAGGTGGAGGGCTCACCATCTCCACACCAGGACAGAGTGTGTTCCTCTCACCTTACTAAGCAGTGCATTGTGTGGCCAGGAAGGgctttctctctgcctttcttaaccctaaccctataaatgGGGTCAGTGGGATGAATGTGCCTTCAACTGTAGACACAGGGACGTGTTTTGGTAGACAGTAGGGAGACCTGCACGTCACTTCAGACAGActgttctcctccttctcctcctcctcctcctcctcctcctcctcctcctccgcctcctcctcctcctcctccctgtagcCTCTCAGCAAGTCGCTGTGGCAGGCGGTGGTGGAGCTCATGTTCAGGGCTCTGAACTCATTGAACTCAGATTCCGAGAGCAGAAACATGCTCACTCTGTCacctcccccccaacacacacacacacacacacacacacacacacacacacacacacacacacacacacacacacacacacacacacacacacacacacacacacacacacacacacacacacacacacacacacacacacacaggccctgaACTCCATAACCCCCATCCCATACTCTCCTTCTCGTTTCTCTATTCTCTGAACACAAGAAGAGGGTCTTAATTatgcacagcccccccccccccccgtctgaaCTCTGTCTATATGTTCCTGCTCCACATATGTTGGTGTGAACTCTGATAGTGACCTTTGCATTGTGGAGCCccaaataaaacattgttgttttattaCACAAGCTCATGACAGTCGGTAATTAGTGTTGCATTCGCTAAATGATGTAAAACGGTCATATTCCATTTAAATGTTAACATAAGGATGTGAACTTAAATGAACttcacacaaacccccccaactcaccgacacactcactcatttaTATGTGAGTGTAGGAATGAATACCCAATTGTCTGCCGATTCCTTCCTTCTCCCATGCTCGGACTCACAAAGTATCATCCAATGCGTTATCTATCttactttttttattctttaataCAACTGCCTATAAGAGCATCCCACAGCCTGACTCACTATAAATCACAATGACATCATTATTGAGCAGCGAGCCGCGGAGTGGCCGGCGGCCGCGAACAAACCTCCAGCAGACACTCTCAGACGGTCCGGCGGACAGACCCTCTGTTGttggtcactgtgtgtgtggcttcatCTCCGTGCCTTGTATACCCCTTGAAGAATTCTGTGGTTTGAGGACATCTGGCTCGGGCTCACTCATGGGACTCGCCGCTGCGCTCACATGGGCATTCGGGgggaaatcccccccccccaaagtctTTCTTTTCTGTCGTGCCTCGCAGCTCTGGGTTtttttgttgatatttttgtgTTGGTTTGGTATTTGGGACAAACCGTATCCATCAGAACCGTGGGGGGCGTATCGTGTGGATATCAGGAATGCGCTGTGATAAATGTAAGACTACATGTCTGCAAAAAAATCCTTGTTTTTGCTGGAGAATTATGCTAGCTTTCATGATACATACTGAGGCAGTttgatttacacacacacacacacacacacacacacacacacacacacacacacacacacacacacacacacacacacacacacacacacacacacacacacacacacacacacacacacacacacagacatgtgtatTCATGTTTGGACAAGTTTTCATGAAGGTCCTGCATCCAAAAACCCTCTCATACCCGATGGGGTGAATGCGATTTTCATTAACTGGGCTGAAGGTTCAGCCTCTCTGGACCTCAGACGTGTTGTTCATCATGGGAAAATCTGATAAGATGTGGTCTGAGACGACAATGATCCCTTTAATTAACCGCTCATGATCTCAAATGAATGGCTGACATTAATacagaaaccagattacataaCAGTCTATTgacttaagggctgattatggtcccacgttcacgcaacgcaaaggggttacggacccgttatgtccttgcggaccctccttgcgtccaccgcaagggcctgacgtgcgcctttCAAAGATTGCTGCTCCTTCGAGGCAaagcagcagcaagggctgtgattagtccgctcactaaaacccgacgcagaaccaaaacaggttcccGACTGCGTCGAAGTGTCTGCGTGGTCCTTGCATAGCTTGCATTGAACTTTGAACCATAATCGGCCCTTTAGAGGTTCTTCTCTCTAGAGAGTTGGgtccctccctctggccatccGAAACTCCGATACACTCCTTTCGTTCAAGAGTCAACTTAAAACCCTTCTCTTCAGGATCACCTAcaacatctgccaaatcctCCCTGCCatcttccaccctctctctctctcttaatgtgttgtctatTGTTCTAGTGTTGTTTATTTGCCTTGTGTatgagtgtctgtgtttgagcgtactgtctgtatgtatttctTTTTGTAAAGTGTCTTTGAGTACTTCGAAAAGCTCTGTAGAAAACCGATCtatgatcattattattattattagtatgaaTATGAAACAGCGGTGGTACACACATAGACCCTTCATGCAGCCTTTCTCTATGTATCCTGTCCAGAACTCCATCAGACACAACCTGTCGCTGCACAGCCGCTTCATGCGCATGCAGAACGAGGGCACGGGCAAGAGCTCCTGGTGGATGCTGAACCCCGAGGGCGGCAAGAGCGGCAAGTCGCCCCGCCGGAGAGCGGCTTCCATGGACAACAACAGCAAGTTCACCAAGTGCCGGGGACGGGCCGCCAAGAAAAAGGTGGGGGGATGGGTGTTGTGCTTCCTAATACCAAGGCCGAACCCGGCGGTATCTGAACACTATGGATGATGAGAGTGGACTCATTGACATTCAGTCATTTctaaacacacacttttattcAGGGTGTCAGTGTGTAAGGCTGAGAAATGTTTTGCATGATAGAGAAACACCAGGCTTTAGGAATCAGGTTACAACAGACAAAGTCCCTTTCAACAAAGTGAGTCGTGAGTGTCTTGGTAGTGAtcaacatgtttgtgtgtctgtcggcAGGTGTTGCTGCAGGAGCACTCAGACGGGGGTGTGGCCAGTCCGGCGCCGCCCTACTCCCAGTGGATGGAGAGCCCCAACTCCCACAGCAACGATGACTTTGACACCTGGGGCGCCTTCAGGACGCGCACCAGCTCCGACGCCAGCACCCTGAGCGGCCGCCACTCCCCCTTCCTGGCCGAGCAGGACGACGCGGGCGACGTCGACATCCTCCACATCGGCTACCCCGGGGGCGCCAAGCCCGCCGCcagccccgtgcccgagctGCCCGGACCCATGGGCCAACGCAGGTCCGAGGGGGGCATGGAGAACCTTTTGGACGACATGAACCTTTGTCTGTCCCCTACCATCCCTCAGCTGGCGCCCGACGTCCCCCGCGCCACAGCCGGGCCCCTGCTGCAGAAGGGCCCCTATGGCGCGCCCACACCCATGCCCCCCCGGCTGCAGCAGGACTACCTCAAACGCGCGGCGTACGGCCAGCCGCAGATGACCTCGCTGTCCCCCGTCCTCGCGAGCGCCGCTCCGGACGCCCAGCCCGGCTTCGGGCACTTCGACAACCGCTACAACGGCCACGCCGGCCTGCTGAAGGACCTGCTGACCTCCAACGCCGAGCGCGGCCGGGGGCAGGCCGTGCCCCCGGCCGCGGACATGGGGCTCAACGGAGGCTGCCTGCTGCAGCCTAGCTACAGCCGACAGGTGTACGTGGGGAACCATCCCGGTCTGGGTCGACACGCGCCTCCCATGCACCGGCAGAGCCCCTGTCGGCCCCAGGACCTGAATAGCTGCAACATGATCCCGCTGACTAGCATCAGCCTAACCAGGGTGCCTCCGCGAATGACCCAGCCCAGGACGTGCATGCAGACGCCCCTCGGCCACTCAGGACACGCCGGCACCGTTCCGGCCACCTATGGCAGTTGCAACGGGGGTTACGGGGGACCTGTCCCCGGACATCTCCGGGGGCAGTACCCCGAGAGGCTGCCCAGCGACCTGGACAACATGGCCTTGGAGAGGTTTGAGTGCGACATGGAGTCGGTCCTCTATGAGACCCTTATGGACGGGGGGGCACTGGACTTCAACTTGGTTTGACCCCACGGAGGCCCCCAGCCGTTAGCTCAGAGGGTGAGAGTGGCTCGCCCAGCTGGGGGTCCGGCTAGGGGCTCGGCATCCAGCAGGGATAGAGCGggaaaaggcttttggtttgggTTGAGGAAGATGTTTCTTATGAAGATGTCAAAATTCATCTGGAGGTCAATTCAACTCAGCATTATGTATAAATGGTTACATATTCACAAATGGCTCCACAGAAAAACTGCTGAAACTGAAGTCTACGTATCCAACTTTTACCTGCCAGCAACTGGAACGTTGAGTTATATTTATATGAGCTCatcttgtgtgtttgggtttatcTTATTCCTTTAGTGTCAGATGTCCTCGTGAGCCATATGGTGGTCTTGATATGTTATTGATATGTTATTTCTATGATATGTCATAATTCATGACAagagaatgaaaacaaaaactaaTTGAAAAATcaggaaaaataaatcaagaaaCAATTGAGACATGTGGATGCTTTGTGCAATATGTATATTTGAAATACTGTATTGATTGATGATCGTTTTCATTTCTGGAGTGTGATGGTGTCTTAGGGAATAGGGGAACAATTGAGTCACTGTGGATCGACAAAAGGGGACCCATCTTCAACAGCGCAGCAATAAAAACGCTGCTGATAACATGACAGGAAAATTGTGCAACTCCCCCTGTTCCACAACATGTGATTTCTAACCCTCACTTCAGCACTTAAAAATCATTACGTTTGATAAGTTTAAAAATGAAATGGTCAAATTACGTAAATTTAAAATCAAATCAATGGGTCACACAGGACACACCCTGTTGAGCCCTGGATTATGGAGAAAAGCCTAGCCGATATAAATGAAATATCAAGATGCTATCGCGAGTGGTTCTCAACCGACTGAAGTTGAGCTGACACAGGATTTGTGCTGACAACTCCACAGCCCTACTACGTACCAAAGAGTTATCGGCCAGACCTACAAGCAGTTTGAACTCCCAATGCATTATATGAAGGTGTGTGTAGCCTACATAGCGAGAGTACTTCTGTACGTTTTGAATAcagcaaacaacacacaaataacTTCAAATGGACATTTGATTTGATGCTGATGTTTAGACCAAATTGCTGTACATGAAGCAACGTTGCAAGTCATTTTTTATTCCACTTTAGTTCTTTACAAagcttaatgtataatgcagtAAACACTCTCATACCTCAAATGTATTACCTCTGGAGTGCTAAGGTGATTCTCAACATGTCTTAATTCTCCATAATGCATTAAATGTTAATATGTTTTCATGTTATACTTATAATGTAgatatattttgttattttaagtttaaACGTTTTATCTTTGTGATTCCAGTTTATATCCTGGAAAACTATGTTCAAGCTTTCCCTTTGATTATGGTTTTGAAAATTAAAATCTCATGCATGTGAAAATTATTTCAGAAATGTTGAAACAAATGTGTTATGATAATTTAAAAAGAGAATATAGCATAACATTGGCAACATTTTCAAGTACAATTTTTAAAACCTCCCAGCACTTGCAAGATGTTGATATTACTCAAATTTTCCAAATTTTCTCTTCCACTTATTATTTGAGCGAAAGTAAATGTTTCTTGTGAAATTTTGAAATAAATGAAGTTCCTGTATTCTAAATCAGTTATCGATAATATTTAACTAACTGTGTCCGACGTCTCATCCCCAAATATAAGACAGAACACAACATCTATGAAGCCACTCTCCATTCAAACAACATATCACCATGCAGGTTACACCACTTTTAGGTTGTCTTCCTTAAACCCACATTTCTCAGACAATTAGCTTGACGATTGTTCAGACACAAATCCTCATGAGTAAACCCTCCGGATCTTTCTTTAGACTACGCGTCTGGTGTTGTTAATCTGGTTTCAAAGTGAGTTATGGCGGGGACCATGGAGCGACTATGCGCAGCAGAAAGACATGTGGCTCATGTTGGAGATATAGGCAGCATCATGACCCACAACACATGGGCTCCACATGTCTCCCTGGCGTGAGCCATGGTGTGATCTCTACAGAGGTCAAGGCAGGAAATGCAGCCTGAAAGAGAAGGTTTGCAGAGGCTCAATGAAGGGCAGATAAGCACCCAACCTCACAGACAAGATACACAACTGTTGTGCGCTCGAATGTGGAGGAATTGGTCcattctacccatctgttgttAGCCCAGATGAACGCAGTGGCAATATTTTGAATGGATTGATTGTTTCATTGGCTATTCTATGTATGAGTGCAGACATTATAAATCACCCTGGACGAAAGTAGGCCTGTTGAATATCTGATATGTTATGTAATTGTAGGCTATATCATTTGATTTGCTTTCATCCAGTTCTCATCCATTCTCAGCACGGGGGGGCCCAAGTGGAATTTGAGTGGCcattggttagaaaagcgctgtataaatttGGTCCATTTACCAGGCCCTAGTTTTCTCTCCGATCAATGACTAATACATTTTACATGGAACATTGTTGTTTGAAAATATATGGGAAATAGGAGATAGAAACCCTTTTGATGTGGATTTCGCACAGGATGGCGAGATAAAACGACATGTTGATGTTAACAGGAAGCAAGCTGAAGCACATTGAACCATCCGAAAGTAAGAGGAAAGTGGagagaactgattgttgtgttgAG contains:
- the LOC130385882 gene encoding forkhead box protein O1-B-like — its product is MTEIPRQQLLEIDPDFEPLSRPRSCTWPLPRPEVIEPGGSSNTSSPDPSVKQEPGGRNADFIGNLALLEETDDFEDEQQPPNQSVCSEFHTLENSAAAHVHPAGRQHQTHQSHRAGLQPPRPQVAGLAPPSSSCPSISSSSLAQRKSSSSRRNAWGNMSYADLITKAIDSSPDKRLTLAQIYDWMVKSVPYFKDKGDSNSSAGWKNSIRHNLSLHSRFMRMQNEGTGKSSWWMLNPEGGKSGKSPRRRAASMDNNSKFTKCRGRAAKKKVLLQEHSDGGVASPAPPYSQWMESPNSHSNDDFDTWGAFRTRTSSDASTLSGRHSPFLAEQDDAGDVDILHIGYPGGAKPAASPVPELPGPMGQRRSEGGMENLLDDMNLCLSPTIPQLAPDVPRATAGPLLQKGPYGAPTPMPPRLQQDYLKRAAYGQPQMTSLSPVLASAAPDAQPGFGHFDNRYNGHAGLLKDLLTSNAERGRGQAVPPAADMGLNGGCLLQPSYSRQVYVGNHPGLGRHAPPMHRQSPCRPQDLNSCNMIPLTSISLTRVPPRMTQPRTCMQTPLGHSGHAGTVPATYGSCNGGYGGPVPGHLRGQYPERLPSDLDNMALERFECDMESVLYETLMDGGALDFNLV